TGAAATCGGTTTCCTTGAACAGCCAATCTTGCACATAGCCACCGGAGACATGATGCAGTGCCCCGACGCGACCCTTGCGAACGCGATCGGCACTTTCCACACACAAGGGATAGTACCGCAAATTGTAGTTGACCCCTGCACAAACACCCGCCGACTCTGCTAACGCCACCAGCTTTGCGGACTCGTCCGAGTTCATGGCCAGGGGTTTTTCACAGAGGGTATGCTTGCCAGCTTTCAAACATGCTGATGCGTGTTCAAAGTGAAAGCGATTGGGTGTGGCAATGTGTACGGAGTCAATTTCGTCATCGTCAAGCAGTTCGTTCAGGTCTTTATAAACTCGCGGGATTCCAAGTTGCGTTGCAGCCATCTCGGACTGTTCGACGGTTGCATCCAAGATGCCCACCACCGGGACTCCGATGCGACGCAATGCCTCGACGTGAATCGGACCGATGAATCCCGTTCCGATCACCGCTGCTTTGAGTTCATGGAGATACGCCTTGGATGCCATGGTTGTTTGCCTCTCTATTGGGGTGGACGGTGCGCGACACTCAACTATATCGCTAATCCGATTCAAGTTCCAGCAACAGCCGCTTTGTTTCCAAGCCCCCCGGTGCACTGAATCCAGACAGACCGCCGCTGGACGAAACGACCCGGTGGCAAGGGATCACGATTGGAACCCGATTACGAGCCATTGCGGATCCAACCGCTCGGCTGGCACGCTCGTTGCCTGCGCGTTGAGCCAGCTGTTTGTAGGTCATCGTGCTGCCAGGCTTGATTTCGCGACATTTTCGGTAGACCTTGTCGGCGAAAGGCGTCCACCCCAACGAGTCAATGCGGACCCACGCGAAATCCTCCGCGTGCCCGGCAAAGAATGCGATCAAGGCAACGTCAAGTTTGTCAGCAGCGGATTTTGCGGACGCGGAACCGAGTGTCTCGTCAACGATCCATTCGGGCTGTGCCGTGTCAGCCCATTGCAGTCGATACAAACCGCGTTTCGTCCAATAGGACCATAGCGGCCCAATCGGCGAGTCGTGTTTTAGGGCGTAGCACAAATTTTGCATGGCTCGGCTCAGAAGGCGGGACGTCCTCGACAAGCAAATGCGATGTCGGTATCAAGGATACCCCTTTTCTAGCGAGTTGTTTGACTATCTGATAGGATGGTCCGACTCCCGCCTCCGCTCCGCTCGATCCCCCACCCCCTTCGAACAACAATCGAATTCTTCCTTGTTGTTTCTCAATCCCCGTTTGGCGGCATCACCCTTTCACGATATGAATCAATGAACAGCAACGTTTTCTCAAAGATTGAGGTTGGCAGGTTGCCAAAGACCGGCCTTACAAGGACCGGCGAAAAAGACACCGTCTTTGTGAATCGTAAATGGATTCGGGGATACCGGAACCGTTGGCGATTCCCGCTTCAGGTTTTGGCAGTCGTTTTGCTTGTTGGCTGTTTCCACGTGACGCCCTCCCATGCGCAAATCAACCTCGGCACACCATGGCCAGCCACCGATGCTCTTGGCCGAACGTTGCCCTCCGACTCCGAAGTTCCCTCGCCTCGTGGTGATCGATTCGTTGGCATTTTTTACTTCCTAACCGCTGGGCGAGACATCCACCTGCTGCCAAATGATCTTGCCAAGATCTTGCCGCAAGACCCTGATCTTCTGAGTAAGCCAGACTCTCCGTTGTGGGGACCGCGAGGGCCGTACTATTGGGGAGAACCGATCTACGGCTACTACAACGCACGCGACCCCTGGGTGATTCGTCGGCATGCGACGCTGTTGGCTGATGCGGGGGTGGATACCGTCATCTTTGATACGACCAATCGGCTGACGTACCCCGATGTCTACATGCAGATCTGCAAGGTTTGGTCGCAGATGCTTCGCGACGGCGAACAAGTGCCGCGACTCTGTTTTATGGTCAACACCAAGGCGGGGCAAACCGCAGACGAGCTTTATCACGATCTGTACGAGCCGAGGCGGTATCCCGAACTCTGGTTTCATTGGCAGGGTAAGCCGCTGTTGATTTGTGATCCCGAGCTCGCCAGCGAGGACGTGAAGCAGTTCTTTACGCTCCGCAAAGCGCATTGGCCGTTTACGATGGAGGACACGCATAACGCTTGGCACTGGGAAGCGACTTACCCGCAACCTTACAGCTACGATGAATCGCCGGATCGGCCCGAGCAGGTTAACGTGTCTGTTGCTCAGAACTTGGATGTGACCAGCGGCAAGCCAGTCAACATGAGTCAGAAAATGGCGCGGGGTCGGAGCTTCCATGATGGTCAGCAAAACATTGGACCCGACTCGGTCAATCGAGGTGCCAACTTCAACGAGCAGTGGCGCCGAGCCTACCAGTTGGATCCACCTTTCGTGATGGTCACGGGCTGGAACGAGTGGACGGCAGGCAAGTACTCGCGTCCGGGCGTGCCGGTGGTGTTCGTCGATCAATTTGATCAAGAGTTCAGCCGCGACATTGAACCGGTTACTGGATTGCACGGTGATAACTACTATTACCAATTGGTCGCGGGAATCCGTCGGTACAAAGGCCTGCCAGCCTTGCCGAAGGCTTCATCCCCGAAGACGATTCAATTGGACGCCGGCTTTGATCAGTGGCAAGGCGTTAGCCCCGAATTCACCGATCACGTTTTTGATACCGGTCATCGTGACTTTGGAAAAGGAGAAGTGCATTACACGAACACCAGCGGACGCAATGATTTTGTGACCATGAAAGTGTCGCGTGATTCGGAAAACCTTTACTTCTATGCAAAGTCTCGCCTGCCACTCACGGCTCGCTCGGATCCCAATTGGATGTGGCTGATGATTGATATGGACCGCGATAGAAACACGGGGTGGGAAGGGTACGACTTCCTTTTAAATCGCACGATCGATGGTGATCAATCCTGGCTGGAAAAACACTTGGATGGGTGGCAGTGGCAGAAAGTATCCCAAGTTGAAATTCGCGTCGAAGACAACGAGTTGATGTTAGCGGTGCCTCGTGAATCGCTTGGACTGTCTGCCAACGGCGCGATAGAGTTTGATTTTAAGTGGTGGGACAATCCTCAAAGCCCAGGCGAGATCATGGATACGTACTCCAGCGGCGATACCGCTCCGGACGCTCGGTTCAACTTCCGTTATTCCGCAGCAAAGTTTTGAGTAGATTGAATCGCGTTTCCTTCATGCTATTTTAGTTTTCGCAAAGACCTTCTTTTTTAAGGAAAATGAAATGTTTCAAACACGTAAGAGATTTGTCATTGGGTTGTCGGTTGTCGGTATGATCGCGACTCAGCTTGTTTTGATCGGTCGGTTGGGGGCCGGTGAGGTTGATCCTCAACAAAGCGAGTGGTATCAGAAGTACAAAAAGCAAGCCAATGTACCAGAGCCTGAAAACATGTTGCTCAACACGGACCCCGAGCCCGATCTGGCGGAGGGTTTTCAACCGCTTTTCAATGGCAAGGACCTGAGTGGATGGAGTCCTAAAGGGGGAACTTGCACGTTTGAGGTCAAGGGCGATTTGCTCGTCGGGTCCTGCGTTCCCGGTTCGAATAGTACCTACTTGTGTACGGACAAGTCGGACTACGAGGACTTCATTTTTACCTGCGACATGAAATGGGAAGTCGACGGCAACTCGGGAGTGATGTTCCGGGCTCAGGTGAAACCAGGTGGAACGGGTGAAACGGTTTTTGGCCCACAAGCCGAAATGGAAGGGATCTCAGGTGATCGCTTTTGGTCTGGCGGGATCTATGGCCAAAGTTGTGGCGGTTACTTCTATCCCTTGTGGCTCAAAGAGCATCAAGCCGCTCGTGATGCCTTGGATCGTAGCGGCTGGAACCGTTTGACGGTCATGGCCAAAGGTAACGTTGTGAAAACTTGGATCAATGGCGTTCCTGCAGCGCACTGGATTGACGATGGAACGTATCCAAAGGGGTTCTTCGGCTTGCAAATTCACAAGGGCGCCAAAGGCATCGTGCATTGGAAAAACGTCAAGGTGAAGGAACTTAGCGAGTAGTGTTTACAGGATCGGTTGAAATCGCAGCCAACCTCGCGAGTTCCTGAGGGCTAAGGGC
This is a stretch of genomic DNA from Novipirellula artificiosorum. It encodes these proteins:
- a CDS encoding methylated-DNA--[protein]-cysteine S-methyltransferase, with the translated sequence MQNLCYALKHDSPIGPLWSYWTKRGLYRLQWADTAQPEWIVDETLGSASAKSAADKLDVALIAFFAGHAEDFAWVRIDSLGWTPFADKVYRKCREIKPGSTMTYKQLAQRAGNERASRAVGSAMARNRVPIVIPCHRVVSSSGGLSGFSAPGGLETKRLLLELESD
- a CDS encoding glycoside hydrolase family 71/99 protein, which produces MNSNVFSKIEVGRLPKTGLTRTGEKDTVFVNRKWIRGYRNRWRFPLQVLAVVLLVGCFHVTPSHAQINLGTPWPATDALGRTLPSDSEVPSPRGDRFVGIFYFLTAGRDIHLLPNDLAKILPQDPDLLSKPDSPLWGPRGPYYWGEPIYGYYNARDPWVIRRHATLLADAGVDTVIFDTTNRLTYPDVYMQICKVWSQMLRDGEQVPRLCFMVNTKAGQTADELYHDLYEPRRYPELWFHWQGKPLLICDPELASEDVKQFFTLRKAHWPFTMEDTHNAWHWEATYPQPYSYDESPDRPEQVNVSVAQNLDVTSGKPVNMSQKMARGRSFHDGQQNIGPDSVNRGANFNEQWRRAYQLDPPFVMVTGWNEWTAGKYSRPGVPVVFVDQFDQEFSRDIEPVTGLHGDNYYYQLVAGIRRYKGLPALPKASSPKTIQLDAGFDQWQGVSPEFTDHVFDTGHRDFGKGEVHYTNTSGRNDFVTMKVSRDSENLYFYAKSRLPLTARSDPNWMWLMIDMDRDRNTGWEGYDFLLNRTIDGDQSWLEKHLDGWQWQKVSQVEIRVEDNELMLAVPRESLGLSANGAIEFDFKWWDNPQSPGEIMDTYSSGDTAPDARFNFRYSAAKF
- a CDS encoding 3-keto-disaccharide hydrolase codes for the protein MFQTRKRFVIGLSVVGMIATQLVLIGRLGAGEVDPQQSEWYQKYKKQANVPEPENMLLNTDPEPDLAEGFQPLFNGKDLSGWSPKGGTCTFEVKGDLLVGSCVPGSNSTYLCTDKSDYEDFIFTCDMKWEVDGNSGVMFRAQVKPGGTGETVFGPQAEMEGISGDRFWSGGIYGQSCGGYFYPLWLKEHQAARDALDRSGWNRLTVMAKGNVVKTWINGVPAAHWIDDGTYPKGFFGLQIHKGAKGIVHWKNVKVKELSE